Proteins from a genomic interval of Oleidesulfovibrio alaskensis DSM 16109:
- a CDS encoding DUF523 domain-containing protein has translation MRYIVSACLAGVCCRYDAQAKPHPQVLELIRQGRAIPVCPEQLGGLPTPRDGAELCHGRVLTRNGTDVTAQFVLGAQQALELARLFGAGAAILQARSPSCGVTQVYDGTFSGRLVAGSGIFAALLQRNGIPVTEDTAL, from the coding sequence ATGCGTTACATTGTCAGTGCCTGTCTGGCCGGAGTATGCTGCCGCTACGATGCACAGGCAAAACCGCACCCGCAGGTGCTGGAGCTCATCCGTCAGGGCAGGGCCATACCCGTATGTCCCGAACAGCTGGGCGGCCTGCCCACACCGCGTGACGGCGCGGAACTTTGCCACGGCCGGGTGCTAACCCGCAACGGAACCGACGTCACTGCGCAGTTTGTACTGGGTGCGCAGCAAGCTCTGGAGCTTGCCCGTCTGTTCGGCGCCGGTGCGGCCATACTGCAGGCGCGCTCTCCTTCATGCGGAGTCACACAGGTTTACGACGGAACATTCAGCGGCAGGCTGGTGGCAGGTTCCGGCATTTTTGCGGCTCTGCTGCAGCGCAACGGCATACCCGTTACCGAAGATACCGCCCTGTGA